One Triticum dicoccoides isolate Atlit2015 ecotype Zavitan chromosome 4B, WEW_v2.0, whole genome shotgun sequence genomic window carries:
- the LOC119294023 gene encoding ethylene-responsive transcription factor 2-like, translated as MELCYSQMELPTYDGFHCYHGSSISFSSNTHYTHHQLPPQAQAQVHADTEIDHQLFAFSFPMEATSTSFTTTPPAASAWQEIVTVPVASPSLLPQGSSSSSRDTPDSPLIGVRKRPWGKYAAEIRDSTRNGARVWLGTFDTPHAAALAYDQAAFSVRGPAAVLNFPVKLVQESLRTLDIGCAAAGDSPALALKRRHCIRKRRPNKKRMSRATATAAEATRQEAATASSLSTCVLELEDLGADYLDELLALPLVLFTLFGSFLGLLANTAGCTKIEVNSDSVKTFPMSFMIIVIESAMQ; from the exons ATGGAACTATGCTACTCACAGATGGAGCTACCTACCTATGATGGCTTCCACTGCTACCACGGCTCCTCCATTTCTTTCTCATCCAATACACACTACACGCATCATCAGCTTCCTCCTCAAGCTCAAGCTCAAGTTCATGCTGACACGGAGATCGACCACCAGCTGTTCGCCTTCTCCTTCCCAATGGaagccacctccacctccttcacTACAACACCTCCGGCGGCCTCAGCCTGGCAGGAGATCGTGACGGTGCCTGTCGCGTCGCCGTCGTTGTTACCGCAGGGGAGCTCTAGTAGTTCACGCGATACGCCGGACTCGCCGCTTATCGGGGTGCGGAAGCGGCCGTGGGGCAAGTACGCGGCGGAGATCCGGGACTCCACCCGCAATGGCGCCCGAGTTTGGCTTGGTACCTTCGACACCCCACATGCCGCCGCACTCGCCTACGACCAGGCCGCCTTCTCTGTGCGCGGCCCGGCCGCCGTGCTCAACTTCCCGGTGAAGCTCGTGCAGGAGTCGCTGCGCACGCTGGACATCGGCTGCGCCGCCGCGGGGGACTCGCCTGCTCTCGCGCTCAAGCGGCGGCACTGCATCCGAAAGAGAAGACCCAACAAAAAGAGGATGTCCAGAGCCACGGCGACGGCAGCAGAGGCGACGAGGCAGGAGGCAGCCACTGCATCGTCGTTGTCAACGTGCGTGTTGGAGCTGGAGGACCTTGGAGCGGACTACCTCGACGAGCTGCTCGCCTT ACCGCTAGTGCTATTTACTCTTTTTGGGTCATTCTTAGGCCTTCTCGCTAATACGGCCGGATGCACTAAGATTGAAGTGAATTCGGATAGCGTGAAG ACTTTTCCCATGTCGTTTATGATCATTGTAATAGAGAGCGCAATGCAGTAG